Proteins from one Ovis aries strain OAR_USU_Benz2616 breed Rambouillet chromosome 12, ARS-UI_Ramb_v3.0, whole genome shotgun sequence genomic window:
- the CORT gene encoding cortistatin preproprotein (The RefSeq protein has 2 substitutions compared to this genomic sequence): MSSSRAGEKYQPACKMLPLCLLLPLLLLPPGATTALSPEGGLAGHESGHTQEVAEIKTNSLLTLLVWWYEWASQARAVPFVGGEAREESKRQEGAPLRQSTHQDKTPCKNFFWKTFSSCK, encoded by the exons ATGAGCAGCTCCAGAGCTGGAGAGAAGTACCAGCCAGCCTGCAAGATGCTGCCCCTCTgcttgctgctgccgctgctgctgctgccctctGGGGCCACTACTGCCCTCTCCCCAGAGGGTGGCCTCGCCGGCCACGAGAGCGGG cacACGTAGGAAGtggcagaaataaagacaaacagCCTGTTGACTTTGCTTGTGTGGTGGTACGAGTGGGCCTCCCAGGCCAGGGCAGTGCCCTTTGTAGGAGGGGAAGCCAGGGAGGAGTCCAAACGGCAGGAAGGTGCACCACTTCGTCAGTCCACGCACCAAGATAAAACGCCCTGCAAGAATTTCTTCTGGAagaccttctcctcctgcaagtAA